One region of Polaribacter pectinis genomic DNA includes:
- a CDS encoding HopJ type III effector protein yields MIIQEFKTILKSNPTAITFSDTMQVIEDNYNFTPTTFTNGEIKNNAGENSGSCKLFAFAKLQKLTKEETLFCFGEHYKSVLEDENGDSHQNIRNFMKTGFDGLSFEGEALELK; encoded by the coding sequence ATGATCATCCAAGAATTCAAAACAATACTAAAATCAAACCCAACAGCAATTACTTTTTCAGATACAATGCAAGTAATTGAAGATAATTACAATTTCACTCCAACTACTTTTACAAACGGAGAAATAAAAAACAACGCTGGTGAAAATTCTGGTTCTTGTAAATTATTTGCGTTTGCAAAACTTCAAAAATTAACAAAAGAAGAAACTTTATTTTGCTTTGGCGAACATTATAAATCTGTTTTAGAAGATGAAAATGGAGATTCTCATCAAAATATTAGAAACTTTATGAAAACTGGTTTTGATGGTTTATCTTTTGAAGGTGAAGCTTTAGAATTAAAGTAA
- the rsmI gene encoding 16S rRNA (cytidine(1402)-2'-O)-methyltransferase: protein MSKLYIVPTPIGNLEDITFRAIRVLKEVDFILAEDTRTSGKLLKHFEIATQMHSHHMHNEHKSVKGVVQRIQNGETCALISDAGTPAISDPGFLLTRACVENNIEVDCLPGATAFVPALVNSGLPNDKFVFEGFLPVKKGRQTRFLILAEETRTMIFYESPHKLVKTLGHFVEYFGTERRVSVSRELTKMFEETIRGTATEVLAHYTAKPPKGEIVVIVEGKK, encoded by the coding sequence ATGAGTAAATTATATATAGTTCCAACACCAATTGGTAATCTAGAAGACATCACTTTTAGAGCGATTCGTGTTTTAAAAGAAGTCGATTTTATTTTAGCAGAAGACACACGCACAAGTGGAAAACTATTAAAACATTTTGAAATTGCTACACAAATGCACAGTCACCATATGCATAATGAGCATAAATCTGTAAAAGGTGTTGTGCAGAGAATTCAGAATGGAGAAACGTGTGCATTAATTTCAGATGCTGGAACGCCAGCAATTTCAGATCCTGGTTTTTTACTAACAAGAGCTTGTGTAGAAAATAATATCGAGGTTGATTGTTTACCAGGTGCAACTGCATTTGTACCAGCTTTGGTAAATTCTGGTTTGCCAAATGATAAATTTGTTTTTGAAGGATTTCTTCCAGTTAAAAAAGGAAGACAAACACGTTTTTTAATATTGGCAGAAGAAACAAGAACGATGATTTTTTATGAATCTCCACATAAATTGGTGAAAACATTGGGTCATTTTGTAGAATATTTTGGTACAGAAAGAAGAGTTTCTGTTTCCAGAGAACTCACAAAAATGTTTGAAGAAACCATTAGAGGAACTGCCACAGAAGTGTTGGCACATTATACTGCAAAACCACCTAAAGGAGAAATTGTTGTGATTGTGGAAGGGAAGAAGTAA
- a CDS encoding cupin domain-containing protein, whose amino-acid sequence MSVINIQEKFKLFQDLWSPKKVGQLNGQQILLAKLKGEFVFHKHDNEDELFMVIKGTLDIEFRDKTITLNEGEFYIVPKGVEHKPIAKEEVHIVLFEPLSIKHTGDIIADITVDEYESI is encoded by the coding sequence ATGAGTGTAATTAATATTCAAGAGAAATTTAAATTGTTTCAAGACTTATGGTCTCCAAAAAAAGTTGGGCAATTAAACGGACAACAAATATTATTAGCCAAATTAAAAGGAGAATTCGTTTTTCATAAACACGATAATGAAGACGAGTTATTTATGGTTATTAAAGGAACTTTAGATATCGAGTTTCGTGATAAAACGATTACTTTAAACGAAGGCGAATTTTACATTGTACCTAAAGGAGTAGAACACAAACCTATTGCAAAAGAAGAAGTCCATATTGTTTTATTTGAGCCTTTAAGTATAAAACACACAGGAGATATTATTGCAGATATTACTGTTGATGAATATGAATCGATATAA